Proteins encoded in a region of the Sterolibacterium denitrificans genome:
- a CDS encoding alkene reductase encodes MTTLFDPVQLGELSLRNRIVMAPMTRSRAAAGDVPTDLHVEYYRQRASAGLIVSEGTQPSPNGKGYCRTPGIHSAQQIAAWRAVTDAVHAAGGLMVMQVMHVGRIAHSLNKAADAETVAPSAIRAAGRMYTESGMQEFAMPRALRTEEIPALIDEYRQATSNALAAGFDGVELHATSGYLPAQFLSTGANRRSDAYGGSVENRIRFVVETLQAMIAAAGAGRVGIRICPGNPFNDLQDDDPAETFSALLQAITPMRLAYLHLVHLPALSVDGLKLVQENYRGNLIINDSLTLDKASRYIAEGTAAAASFGRYYVSNPDLVERFRRGAELADFDAATLYADGPRGYIDYPALAKT; translated from the coding sequence ATGACCACGCTATTCGATCCCGTTCAGCTTGGCGAACTGTCACTGCGCAACCGCATCGTAATGGCGCCGATGACGCGCAGCCGCGCGGCGGCGGGTGACGTGCCGACGGATTTGCACGTCGAGTACTACCGCCAGCGCGCCAGCGCCGGGCTGATCGTCAGCGAGGGCACGCAGCCCAGTCCGAACGGCAAGGGTTATTGCCGCACGCCGGGCATCCACAGCGCGCAGCAGATAGCCGCCTGGCGTGCCGTCACCGACGCCGTGCATGCGGCAGGCGGACTGATGGTGATGCAGGTCATGCATGTCGGGCGAATTGCCCATTCGCTGAACAAGGCGGCGGATGCCGAAACCGTCGCGCCTTCGGCGATACGCGCGGCGGGCAGGATGTATACCGAATCCGGCATGCAGGAATTCGCCATGCCGCGCGCCTTGCGCACGGAGGAAATTCCGGCGCTCATCGACGAATACCGCCAGGCGACGAGTAATGCCTTGGCTGCCGGTTTCGACGGCGTCGAGCTGCATGCCACCAGTGGTTATCTGCCGGCGCAGTTCCTGTCCACCGGCGCCAACCGGCGCAGCGATGCCTATGGCGGCAGCGTGGAAAATCGCATCCGCTTCGTCGTCGAAACCCTGCAGGCGATGATCGCCGCCGCCGGCGCCGGGCGTGTCGGCATCCGCATCTGTCCGGGCAATCCCTTCAACGATCTGCAGGATGACGATCCGGCGGAAACTTTCTCAGCTTTGCTGCAGGCCATCACGCCCATGCGGCTTGCCTATCTGCATCTGGTCCATCTGCCGGCCTTGAGCGTGGATGGCCTGAAGCTGGTGCAGGAAAACTATCGCGGCAATCTGATCATCAACGACAGCCTGACGCTGGACAAGGCGAGCCGGTACATTGCCGAGGGCACCGCGGCCGCTGCTTCCTTCGGCCGCTACTATGTATCCAATCCCGATCTGGTCGAGCGCTTCCGCCGAGGCGCGGAACTTGCCGACTTCGATGCGGCCACGCTCTACGCGGACGGGCCGCGCGGCTACATCGACTATCCGGCGCTGGCGAAAACCTGA
- a CDS encoding MOSC domain-containing protein: MSGGIDRIGRIAAVLVGRAVPYTRPGVISAIAKQPVAGRVRVGPLGLENDEQGDTQFHGGADKAVHLYSSAHYAAWRDELGGLPVLAAPGAFGENLAVEGVTERNVCIGDRWRVGSCVLEISQGRQPCWKLNDRFEAADMARRLQDTLRTGWYCRVLTDGEIGAGDEIALLARPYPDWPIARMMDVLYRPCLDATTLAAVLALPLVPGWRTLIERRLASGCVEDWDKRLNGPPR; the protein is encoded by the coding sequence ATGAGCGGGGGCATCGACCGCATCGGTCGCATCGCAGCCGTGCTCGTCGGCCGCGCCGTGCCCTATACGCGGCCGGGCGTGATCAGCGCCATTGCCAAGCAGCCGGTCGCCGGCCGGGTGCGGGTCGGCCCGCTCGGCCTGGAAAACGACGAGCAGGGCGATACGCAATTCCACGGCGGGGCGGACAAGGCCGTGCATCTCTACAGCAGCGCGCATTACGCCGCCTGGCGCGATGAACTCGGCGGGTTGCCGGTGCTCGCCGCGCCGGGCGCCTTCGGCGAGAACCTGGCGGTCGAGGGCGTGACCGAACGGAACGTCTGCATCGGCGATCGATGGCGCGTGGGCTCCTGCGTGCTGGAAATCAGCCAGGGTCGCCAGCCTTGCTGGAAACTCAACGACCGCTTCGAGGCGGCGGACATGGCCCGTCGCCTGCAGGACACGCTGCGCACCGGCTGGTACTGCCGCGTGCTGACGGACGGCGAGATCGGCGCCGGCGATGAAATCGCGCTGCTGGCGCGGCCGTATCCGGACTGGCCGATCGCCCGCATGATGGACGTGCTCTACCGGCCCTGCCTCGATGCGACGACGCTCGCCGCCGTGCTGGCGCTGCCGCTGGTGCCCGGCTGGCGCACGCTGATCGAGCGCCGTCTGGCCAGCGGATGCGTCGAGGATTGGGACAAGCGCCTGAACGGGCCGCCGCGCTGA
- a CDS encoding nuclear transport factor 2 family protein, with product MSNDSAVGKDLLARLDRLEAIEEIRMLPAKYALSLDMRDLDAHVNLFAPDIRISKEQSGRAAMKRWLDDTLRLQFTGTAHHIGGHIIEFRDADHAIGVVYSKNEHETGDEWVIMQMLYWDEYERIDGRWYFRRRLPCYWYATDLNKPPIGERKMRWPDRETYDGAWHELWPSWQAFWAHPPGDEAPQVAPPAPLGKFLETMRRGAPTPKIRVR from the coding sequence ATGAGCAACGACAGCGCCGTCGGCAAGGATCTGCTCGCCCGCCTCGACCGCCTCGAAGCCATCGAGGAAATCCGCATGCTGCCGGCGAAATACGCACTGTCGCTGGACATGCGCGACCTCGATGCGCACGTCAATCTGTTCGCCCCGGACATCCGCATCAGCAAGGAGCAAAGCGGCCGCGCGGCGATGAAGCGCTGGCTCGACGACACCCTGCGCCTGCAATTCACCGGCACCGCGCATCACATCGGCGGCCACATCATCGAGTTCCGCGATGCCGATCACGCCATCGGCGTGGTGTATTCGAAGAACGAGCACGAGACCGGCGACGAGTGGGTGATCATGCAGATGCTCTATTGGGACGAATACGAACGCATCGACGGCCGCTGGTATTTCCGCCGCCGCCTGCCCTGCTACTGGTATGCCACCGATCTCAACAAGCCGCCGATCGGCGAGCGAAAAATGCGCTGGCCGGATCGCGAAACCTATGACGGCGCCTGGCACGAACTGTGGCCGTCATGGCAGGCATTCTGGGCCCATCCACCCGGCGACGAAGCGCCGCAAGTGGCGCCACCCGCGCCCTTGGGCAAGTTTCTCGAAACCATGCGCCGCGGCGCGCCGACGCCCAAAATCCGGGTGCGCTGA
- the apbC gene encoding iron-sulfur cluster carrier protein ApbC, protein MSINEAQIQAALKELIDPNTGKDFVSGRSVRNLRIDGANVALDIELGYPANSQLETIRRQVGDKLQSLPGIGRVDVQVRSKIVAHSVQKGIKLIEGVKNIIAVASGKGGVGKSTTAANLALALAAEGAKVGLLDADIYGPSQPTMLGVQGKPDSPDGKSMLPMQAHGLQVMSIGFLIDQETPMVWRGPMVTQALQQLLNDTRWDDLDYLVIDLPPGTGDTQLTLAQKVPVTGAVIVTTPQDIALLDARKGLRMFEKVGIPILGIVENMSTHVCSNCGHEEHIFGAGGAARMAQDYAIDVLGELPLDIGIRESTDGGTPTVAADPEGRIAAIYKTIARRVAVKVAQQAKNLSSKFPNIVIQNT, encoded by the coding sequence ATGAGCATCAACGAAGCCCAGATACAAGCCGCCCTCAAGGAACTCATCGATCCCAACACCGGCAAGGACTTCGTCAGCGGCCGCAGCGTACGCAACCTCAGGATCGACGGCGCGAACGTGGCGCTCGACATCGAACTGGGCTATCCGGCCAACAGCCAGTTGGAGACGATCCGCCGTCAGGTCGGCGACAAACTGCAGAGCTTGCCCGGCATCGGCCGGGTCGACGTGCAGGTGCGCAGCAAGATCGTCGCGCACAGCGTGCAGAAGGGCATCAAGCTGATCGAAGGGGTGAAGAACATCATTGCCGTGGCTTCGGGCAAGGGCGGCGTCGGCAAGTCCACCACGGCGGCGAATCTGGCGCTGGCGCTGGCCGCCGAGGGTGCGAAGGTCGGCCTGCTCGATGCCGACATCTACGGCCCGTCGCAGCCGACCATGCTCGGCGTCCAGGGCAAGCCCGATTCGCCCGATGGCAAGAGCATGCTGCCGATGCAGGCGCACGGCCTGCAGGTGATGTCGATCGGCTTTCTCATCGACCAGGAAACGCCGATGGTCTGGCGCGGCCCGATGGTCACCCAGGCGTTGCAGCAACTGCTCAACGACACGCGCTGGGACGATCTCGACTACCTGGTGATCGACCTGCCGCCGGGTACGGGCGATACGCAGTTGACGCTGGCGCAGAAGGTGCCGGTGACCGGCGCGGTCATCGTCACCACGCCGCAGGACATCGCCCTGCTCGACGCGCGCAAGGGGCTCAGGATGTTCGAGAAGGTCGGCATTCCCATCCTCGGCATCGTCGAGAACATGAGCACGCACGTCTGCTCGAACTGCGGTCATGAAGAGCACATCTTCGGTGCCGGCGGCGCGGCGCGCATGGCGCAGGATTACGCCATCGACGTGCTGGGCGAGCTGCCGCTCGACATCGGCATCCGCGAGAGCACCGACGGCGGCACGCCGACCGTCGCCGCCGATCCGGAGGGCCGCATCGCCGCGATCTACAAAACCATCGCTCGCCGCGTGGCGGTGAAGGTGGCGCAGCAGGCGAAGAACCTGAGTTCTAAATTTCCGAACATCGTCATCCAGAACACCTGA
- a CDS encoding CDP-6-deoxy-delta-3,4-glucoseen reductase, giving the protein MSHHISIQPSGHEYDVDENATILQAAIDAGIKLPYGCQNGACGACKGTVVSGEIDHGSAPIGTLPQDQRDAGMALFCCARPLSDLVIAAKVITAGKDIQVKTMPCRVQRLERLAPDVIALQLKLPTNERLQFLAGQYIEILLKNGQRRAFSLANAPYDDELLQLHIRLVPGGQFTEHVFNAMKEREMLRFEGPHGSFFLREDTSKPIILLAGGTGFAPIKSLVEYAIHSKIKRPMQLYWGARDRAGLYLPDLPLQWAAEHAHIGYVPVLSEPAADDAWSGRTGLVHQAVLADHADLSGYQVYACGAPAMIDAARRDFTARGLPEDEFYADAFTFAADTADTADTANTATAASRG; this is encoded by the coding sequence ATGTCCCACCACATCAGCATCCAGCCCAGCGGTCACGAATACGACGTCGACGAGAACGCCACCATCCTGCAGGCCGCCATCGACGCCGGCATCAAGCTGCCCTACGGCTGCCAGAACGGCGCCTGCGGCGCCTGCAAGGGCACCGTCGTCAGCGGCGAGATCGACCATGGCAGCGCACCCATCGGCACGCTGCCGCAGGACCAGCGCGATGCCGGCATGGCGCTGTTCTGCTGCGCCCGGCCGCTGTCCGACCTGGTCATCGCCGCCAAGGTGATCACCGCCGGCAAGGATATCCAGGTCAAGACCATGCCCTGCCGCGTGCAGCGGCTCGAACGGCTGGCGCCCGACGTGATCGCCCTGCAGCTCAAGCTACCGACCAACGAGCGTCTGCAGTTCCTCGCCGGGCAGTACATCGAGATCCTGCTCAAGAACGGCCAGCGCCGCGCCTTCTCGCTGGCCAATGCGCCGTATGACGACGAGCTGCTGCAACTGCACATCCGCCTGGTGCCGGGCGGCCAGTTCACGGAACACGTCTTCAATGCGATGAAGGAACGCGAGATGCTGCGTTTCGAAGGCCCGCACGGCAGCTTCTTCCTGCGCGAGGACACCAGCAAGCCGATCATCCTGCTCGCCGGCGGCACCGGCTTCGCGCCGATCAAGAGCCTGGTCGAATACGCCATCCACAGCAAGATCAAGCGGCCGATGCAACTTTACTGGGGCGCCAGGGATCGCGCCGGCCTTTACCTGCCCGACTTGCCGCTGCAATGGGCGGCCGAGCACGCGCACATCGGCTATGTGCCGGTGCTCTCCGAACCGGCGGCGGACGACGCCTGGAGCGGCCGCACGGGCCTCGTCCATCAGGCGGTGCTGGCCGACCATGCCGATCTTTCCGGCTATCAGGTGTACGCCTGCGGCGCGCCGGCGATGATCGATGCCGCCCGCCGCGACTTCACCGCGCGCGGCCTGCCGGAAGACGAGTTCTACGCCGACGCCTTCACCTTTGCAGCCGATACGGCCGACACGGCCGATACCGCCAATACCGCCACGGCAGCCAGTCGAGGATGA
- a CDS encoding crotonase/enoyl-CoA hydratase family protein, translating to MAELDISTKNCIVEKQGKVLVVTLARVEAKNALTPAMLIGMYKAWRLLDSDDELICAVLTGKGDTFCAGMDLKAGPEGGENAEEIQQLMQEVPDLHWQALLRHNQPMKPVILAVEGYALAGGTEILQGTDLRVAAEDATLGITEVQRGLFPLGGSTIRLRRQIPYCLAAEMLLLGRHVTAQEALRFGLINKVVPHGQALAEAMKMAAQLCENGPLSVKAITKSLRENGHWLSEKEALANEEVIGWGVFSSNDAKEGMRAFKEKRKPVFTGT from the coding sequence ATGGCTGAACTCGATATCAGCACCAAGAACTGCATCGTCGAAAAGCAAGGCAAGGTGCTGGTGGTCACCCTGGCCCGCGTCGAGGCGAAGAATGCGCTGACGCCGGCGATGCTGATCGGCATGTACAAGGCCTGGCGTCTGCTCGACAGCGACGACGAGCTGATCTGCGCCGTGCTGACCGGCAAGGGCGATACCTTCTGCGCCGGCATGGACCTCAAGGCCGGGCCGGAAGGCGGCGAAAACGCCGAGGAAATCCAGCAACTGATGCAGGAAGTTCCCGACCTGCACTGGCAGGCATTGCTGCGCCACAATCAGCCGATGAAGCCGGTCATCCTCGCCGTCGAAGGCTATGCGCTGGCCGGCGGCACCGAAATTCTGCAGGGTACCGACCTGCGCGTCGCCGCCGAGGATGCCACGCTGGGCATCACCGAAGTCCAGCGCGGCCTGTTTCCGCTGGGCGGCTCGACGATCCGCCTGCGCCGCCAGATTCCCTACTGTCTGGCCGCCGAAATGCTGCTGCTCGGCCGCCACGTCACGGCGCAGGAAGCGCTGCGCTTCGGTCTCATCAACAAGGTCGTGCCGCACGGCCAGGCGCTCGCCGAAGCCATGAAGATGGCCGCGCAGCTTTGTGAAAACGGCCCCCTGTCGGTCAAGGCCATCACCAAGTCGTTGCGCGAGAACGGCCACTGGCTGAGCGAGAAGGAAGCGCTGGCCAACGAGGAAGTCATCGGCTGGGGCGTGTTCTCCTCGAACGACGCCAAGGAAGGCATGCGCGCTTTCAAGGAAAAACGCAAACCGGTGTTTACGGGGACTTGA
- a CDS encoding NAD(P)H-binding protein — protein MQKLLVIGCGDVALRALPLLARRYRVYALLRTADAQLREDLRLLGVTPLAGDLDRPASLRRLAGLADAVLHCAPPANQGLRDGRTRRLIAALRRGASLPRRLVYISTSGVYGDCAGAEVRETRRVQPATARARRRVDAEAELRRWGRVPGGPTVSILRAPGIYAAGRLPLERIQRGDPVLRAEDDVVTNHIHADDLAACAVAALRRGRAQRVYHASDDSSGLRMADWFDAVADAFVLPRPPRVSRAEAAQRLPALTLSFMNESRRLDNTRLKRELGVRLAWPDARAALAVISTQGTPSCSG, from the coding sequence ATGCAAAAGTTATTGGTGATCGGTTGCGGGGACGTGGCCTTGCGCGCCCTGCCGCTCCTGGCGCGCCGCTATCGGGTGTATGCGCTGCTGCGTACCGCCGATGCGCAACTGCGGGAAGATCTGAGGCTGTTGGGCGTGACGCCACTGGCTGGCGATCTCGACCGTCCGGCTTCGCTGCGCCGTCTTGCCGGCCTGGCCGATGCGGTGCTGCATTGCGCGCCGCCGGCCAATCAGGGTTTGCGCGATGGCCGCACCCGTCGTCTGATTGCCGCCTTGCGTCGGGGGGCGAGTCTACCACGCCGCCTGGTCTATATCAGTACCAGCGGCGTGTATGGCGATTGCGCCGGGGCCGAGGTGCGTGAGACGCGCCGCGTGCAGCCGGCCACGGCGCGGGCGCGGCGGCGCGTCGATGCCGAAGCCGAATTGCGGCGCTGGGGCCGCGTGCCGGGCGGGCCGACGGTGAGCATCCTGCGCGCGCCCGGCATCTACGCCGCCGGACGCCTGCCGCTGGAGCGCATCCAGCGCGGCGATCCGGTGCTGCGCGCCGAGGATGACGTCGTTACCAATCACATCCATGCCGACGATCTCGCCGCCTGTGCCGTCGCCGCCTTGCGCCGGGGCCGCGCCCAGCGCGTCTATCACGCCAGCGACGACAGCAGCGGCCTGCGCATGGCCGATTGGTTCGATGCGGTGGCCGATGCGTTCGTCCTGCCGCGTCCGCCGCGCGTGAGCCGCGCCGAGGCCGCGCAGCGATTGCCGGCGCTGACCCTGTCCTTCATGAACGAATCGCGGCGCCTCGACAACACGCGCTTGAAACGCGAGCTTGGCGTGCGTCTGGCCTGGCCGGATGCGCGTGCCGCGCTGGCAGTCATTTCAACACAAGGAACCCCCTCATGCTCTGGCTAA